The following is a genomic window from Lysinibacillus sp. G4S2.
TCGCAATAATAGGTACTGTTGCGAACGATGAACCGATCCCCATCGTTACGATTAAACCAATAACCAACATAATAAATACAGCTAGACTCTTATTCCCTTGAAGAATTGCTAATGAGTTAGTAATTAAGCTATCTACATCACCTGTGGCATTAATAACCGATGCAAACCCATTTGCAGCGATCATAACAAAACCAATAAAGGCCATCATTTTCATTCCCTCAGAAAGAACTTCATCTGCCTCTTTCCAATTAAGCGAGCCTGTAAAATACATAATCATAATCCCTGTAAAAGCACCAACAATCATCGAATCAGTATAAATTTGTGCAACTAAAGATACAATTAAAGCCGCCGCCGTTGAAACAATAACAAACTTACTGACATTAACATTTAAAGACTCTGTTTCAACATCATTATTTTCATATTGTCGAGGTTTTCGATAAACGAAAAATGCTACACATAATCCAATCAGCATCCCTAGAACGGGTATAGCCATCGCTACTGGTACATCACGTGAAGATACCTCCATACCAGCTTCAGATACTTGTGTAGAAACGATATCTTGGAAAATAGCTCCGAAGCCAGCAGGGACGAAACTATATGTTCCTATTAAACCGACAGCAATTAATGTTGCAATAAATCGTCGGTCAACCTCTAGCATATTTAAAACCTTTAAGATTGGAGGAATTAGTAATGGAATAAAGGCTATATGAATTGGAATTAAGTTTTGTGAGAAAATAGACATCATAAAGATCAGTAAGAAGATTAAAACCTTTACTAAACCTTTTCGATTACTTTCACCGTTTTTATTTAATATCTTTAAAATACCTGCAATCATTAATTCTGGGATTCCTGTTTTTGAAATGGCAATAGCAAAACCCCCAAGTAAGCCATAACTTAAAGCAATCGTTGCGCCTGCTCCTAATCCTTCCGTAAATGATTGTACAGTTGCTTCAATACCCATGCCGCTTGTTAAGCCCCCTACAAAGGCCCCCAATACTAGAGAAAGTACAACATTGATACGGAGCAAGCTTAATATTAACATGACAGCTACTGCCACAATTACTGCGTTCATTTCGACACTTCACTTTCGCACACTAGATTACTAACAGATTAAACTTTAATGGTCTGATAATTGAAAGTCAAGATGTTTTTATATCCCTACGAAAAATTCCCTGATTCACACAACATAAAAAAACAGTATGACTTTTAAATCATCACACTGTTTTTTAAGTCCTTCCTATTTAACTGTTATAATGATTCGCGAATGACTTTTTTATAATATCCAATAGAAAGTACAGCGAAGATAGCATATAACGCTATATAGCAGCTCATAGCAATCCATAATGGTACGGTTAATTCTGAGCCGAATAAAAACCATCCTGACTTAACAGCGAAATAACTATGGAGTAGCCCTATTATTAATGGAACACCGAAGTTAAAGGCTTGTTTCATATATATACCTTTCATAATATCTTTTTCAGCGAAGCCAATCTTTCTTAATATCGTATAAGAAGCTCGCTCCTCTTCAGCCTCAGACATTTGTTTAAAGTATAAAATACTACCTGTTGTCATTAAAAATGCTAAGCCTAAAAATGCTGTTGTAAATATCGTTATTCCTAATGTTTCGATATTCTCCTTACGTTCTTCTTCATAGGACAGTAGTGTATAGTTATTTATTACTCCTGCACCTGTTTGTATATATAATTTCTCCGCTAGAGCTAAATCACTTTTATCCTTTAGATTAATAGATGTTTGTTTATGCCATTGAGAATAATTTGCATGAACAGCTAATTTTTCAAACAATGCATCCGGAACTACGAAAATTGGCCCCCCAGGTCCAGAAGTCACAGTACCACTTATAATACTTTCATGTCGAACTTCCTTAACATGAAATGTTTCCTCCTTATATGCCTCTGGACTTCCTGTAGTGACAACTATATCACGCTCCTTTTCAAGCGGAAACATCTCTGCCATATAGCCACCATAGTTTGTTATAATTACATCTTTACCCGAAACAAAAGCTTCAGGAACAATTTGTTGATAATCTGAAAGCGGAGTCGTATACACGGTTCCTACCATACTGGCAAATGGATTACCTGTATTTTGTGGGTCTTCAGATAATAACTGTGAAAGTGGAGCTGAAACACTCTGTAACCGATAATCTTTTTTATCAAAAACAATATTATTTTCCTCTAACTTCTTTAAAAACTCCTGACCATTATCTTCAAGATAAACATAATCACCAGGTACTTGGCTATATGCCGATGCTTCTGATGAATAATACGCTATATATGCTAAAGTTGTAACACCAAGTGAAACACCCGTTAAAACCGTTATGAGCGTTAAGGATTTCGCATTACTTTTCATACGGTGCATAATTGGTGTTAATGCCAATACATCACGGACAGTTAAATGTCCATTTTTCTTTAGACGAATTGAATTCATTATAAATGCGACAGAGAAACGGAAAACAAGGAATGTTCCGCCAATGGTAGTTGCTAAAATAATAATCATGTTAAGTACTAAATCACCATTAGAGTTAATATTGAAGAGCTTAGTTGATGCATAGTAACCATATGCAATTAGTACAAGTCCCAAAAAACCAATAGCCATTTGTAATGGGCTGAAACGTTTTACACGCTCATCGGCTTGCTTTGCAGCACTGAATAATGATAGTAATGATACGCGATAAATCATCCAAGCCATTTGCACAAGTACAATTACTAGTAGAATGGCAAATACTACGATAGACTGCTGTAATGCCTCTGTACTAAATGTCATTGTCACAAGTGCCTCTTTTTCTAGTAAGCGCAGTAAGATCATTGCAAATAAGCGTGAGCTAAAGAACCCTGCAAGCATACCTAAAACGACCGCGCCTATAAATAATAGGATACTTTCTACCGCCAATAAGCGTACGATAAGCCCCTTTGTCATCCCTATCAGCTGATACAAACCTATTTCCTTACTGCGACGCTTCATAAATAAATGGTTTGCATATAGTACGAAAAACAAAATAATAAAGTACAACATATATGTTGCTGCTTCAAAGCCTGCTGTGGCTGTACCGCTCTTCTGTACAGTAGCTAGCACTTCAGGGTTATTTTGCAATGTCACAAAGGAAAAATATAAAGTAACACTAAAAATAAGTGCGAAGAAATATAAATAATAGTGCTTCATATTTTTCTTCATGCTACGTAACACGAGTTTACTAAGACTCATAACCGTCACCACCTAGCACACTTTGCGTATGCATGATCTCTTGGAAAAATGCCTGTCTCGTTTTATCCCCTTTATATAGCTCACTATAAATGAGTCCGTCCTTTAAAAATAATACGCGTGTACAAAAGCTTGCTGCCACAGCATCATGCGTAACCATCATAATCGTTGCTTTTTTTGTCTCATTAATACTTTGTAGGTTTTTTAAAAGTGCAGTAGCCGATTTTGAATCAAGTGCGCCTGTAGGCTCATCAGCAAATACAAGCGATGGATTTGTAATAAGTGCACGAGCTGCCGATGTACGTTGCTTTTGGCCACCTGATATTTCGTTTGGGTATTTATTTAAAATATCGGTAATACCTAATAAGTGTGTAAGTTCATTTAAACGACTCTCCGCAACAGCCTTTGGTAACTTTCCAATAGCTAATGGTAATAGAATATTTTCTTTTACTGTTAACGTATCTAATAAATTATAATCTTGGAATACGAATCCTAATTGCTCACGGCGGAAATTAGCCAGCGCCTTCTCCTTCATACCACGTAGGTTTTGACCATTTATTTCAATGACACCTTCTGTTGCAAAGTCAATTGAACACAAAACGTTTAAAAGTGTTGTTTTTCCTGAGCCTGATGGTCCCATAATGCCGACAAATTCACCTTTATTCACTTCTAAATCAATGCCCTTTAAAACCTCTTGAGCTGTTGATTTTTTTCCATATACTTTTTTTACTTTACGACCAATTAAAACTGCCACTTGTAAACGCCCCTTTCTTTATATCAAGTGTACCCTGTCTCCTTCGTCAATTCGTGCGTTTTACATGACAATATAAAAAGGTAGGTGACAATTTCGTCATCTACCTGTTAGTTTGACATATTCATTTTGTAACGGAAAACGTAAGGTAAATATTGAGCCTTCATCTACAATTGATTGTACACTAATACGAACACCTATCTTCTGAGCTACATTATGCGCTAAATACAAACCCATGCCTGTTGACTGTGCCGATTCCCTTCCAGCTGTTCCAGTATACGACTTTTGAAAAATTCGAGGCAAATCCTCCTTACTAATACCAATACCTGCATCTTTTATATGTAATAAAGTTGCGCCCATCGGATCTACCTCCGTAAATATCAACACTTCCGAATTTGCAGGACTATATTTAATCGCATTGGATAAAATTTGTCGAACGATAAAAGCTAGCCATTTACCATCCGACATCACTGTCTCCGTTAACTCATCAACATCAAAACCGATACCTTTTTCAATACACCATGCTTGCATAGCTCTTATTTCCTTATAGACAACCGTTCTTAGCTCGATGACTGCCATATAATTATCTTTTTCAATCGAAGAAAAACGTGTTTGATGTAGCTGCTGATCAACCAATAAATGTAGCCTTAACCACTCAGCTTCTAATTTACGACGTAATGTCAAATCTTCTATATGATCTAACATTAAATTAATTGAAGTTAATGGTGCTTTTACTTCATGAACCCAGGCCAAAAGCTCATCTGTATACTCCTGTAACTGTACTTTTGCTTGATTTAACTCCGTATCCTTATCGATAAAGACATCTTCAATCTTTGTAAAATATGTAGCTTGAAAAGGTGATAACGTTAAGTTTCTACTGTGTGCGTCATCAAGTTGGCTGTCTACATTTCCTAGGAAATCCTTTAACTGCCCTACTTCAACTACATATCGCCAAATAAGAAAAGCTATAAAACTAACAAGCAAACAAACATTCACGTATCCAATTGAAACTCCAATTAACCCAGCATCTAAAGTAAATAAAACGTTAAGAATAACAATTGTAAATACAAAAAAGCCTATCCATGCAAGGCGTTCTTTTAAAAATAAAAGTAGCATTTTCACTCACGTCCCCTGCGTTACTGCCATATAACCAAGTCCCTTTTTTGTTAAAATAACATCCTGTAAACCAATATCCTCAAGCTTTGCACGTAATCTATTTACGTTTACAGATAAGGTATTATCATTAACAAAACGCTCATCGTCCCATAACTTTCTCATTAAATCATCTCTAGAAACAATTTGATTAGACTTCTCCACTAAAATACGTAAAATAAAAAGCTCATTTTTAGTTAAGGAAACAAGCTGTCCTTCAAACATAATTTCACTTCGTGCATAGTCAATAACTGCACCGTTAAAACGTGTGACATCCATCGACTCTTCTACATAATCATATGTACGACGTAAGATGGCCTGTACCTTTGCAAGTAGTACGTCCATATTGAAGGGTTTCTGTATGAAATCATCAGCGCCCATTTGCATTGCCATCACCATATCCATTGGATGGTCCCGTGACGATAGAAAGAGAATTGGCACCTTTGAAATATGCCGAATTTCACGACACCAATGAAAGCCATCATAGGCTGGTAGCTGAATGTCAATCAATACAAGCTGTGGCTTTTCCTCAATAAAATCATCCATCACCTTTTGGAAATCTTTCGGACCAACAACTTGAAGAGTCCATTGTGCAAAACGCGTCTGAATCATTTCAAAAATTGATGGATCATCTTCTATCAGCAATATTTTCATCTCCATTTGCAAATTCTCCTTCCATGAAATGTTTATATGTATTAAATAGTTTCACACCATAACGTGGGATTGATTTCCGTTCCGACTGGGCGCTTTCCTAGGGGCGTCCATTCTCCACTTCAATCAGCATATTTAGCATACGTTCCAACAAATGTCATCCACAACTTATGGTGATGAGCCAAAAATTTTAATCTCTGGCACTCACTTTCATTTCCAGCTGCATCGTATAGAAAAATTTTATTCTTACATTTAGCGCGTTGAGTTATTTCTGCTTTTTTTGGTATTTCACCTATTATGTATACATAAAATAATCTAATTTAAATAAGATTATCCAATGTTCTTTATTTATTTTAACATAAAAAACCAATCTGTAAGCGTCCCTACAGATTGGTTTTGAAAAATTAGCTTGCGCTAAAATTATTTTTGGATAGAAGCAACTACGCCAGCGCCTACAGTACGGCCACCCTCACGGATAGAGAATTTAGTACCTTCTTCAAGAGCGATTGGAGCGATAAGTTCTACTGTCATTTCGATGTTATCACCAGGCATTACCATTTCAACACCTTCTGGTAAGTTACAGATACCTGTTACGTCAGTTGTACGGAAGTAGAACTGAGGACGGTAGTTAGAGAAGAATGGAGTATGACGGCCACCCTCTTCTTTTGATAAAACGTAAACTTCAGCTTTGAAGTTAGTGTGTGGAGTGATTGAGCCTGGTTTAGCTAATACTTGACCACGTTGGATTTCTTCACGAGCTACACCACGAAGTAAAGCACCGATGTTGTCACCAGCTTCAGCATAGTCTAATAATTTACGGAACATTTCTACACCAGTTACAGTTGTAGATTTAGCTTCTTCAGCGATACCGATGATATCAACTACGTCACCAACTTTAACTTGACCACGTTCAACACGGCCAGTTGCAACTGTACCACGACCAGTGATTGAGAATACGTCCTCAACTGGCATCATGAATGGTTTGTCAGTTTGACGTTCTGGAGTTGGGATGTAAGCATCTACAGCGTCCATTAATTCAACGATTTTTTCTTCCCATTCTGCTTCGCCTTCAAGAGCTTTAAGAGCAGAACCTTTGATTACAGGAAGATCGTCACCTGGGAAGTCATATTCAGATAGTAGGTCACGGATTTCCATTTCTACTAATTCTAATAATTCTTCGTCGTCAACCATATCACATTTGTTCATGAATACTACTAAGTATGGAACACCTACTTGACGAGATAAAAGGATGTGTTCACGAGTTTGTGGCATTGGGCCATCAGCAGCAGATACTACTAAGATACCGCCGTCCATTTGTGCAGCACCAGTGATCATGTTTTTAACATAGTCAGCGTGTCCTGGGCAGTCAACGTGTGCATAGTGACGAGTAGCTGTTTCGTATTCTACGTGAGAAGTATTGATTGTGATACCACGCTCTTTTTCTTCTGGAGCGTTATCGATGTCAGCGTAAGATTTAGCTGTACCACCCATTTTTTTAGAAAGAACTGTAGCGATTGCAGCAGTTAATGTAGTTTTACCATGGTCAACGTGTCCGATTGTACCAATGTTAGCATGCGTTTTTGAACGGTCAAATTTTTCTTTAGCCATTAGAGATTGCCTCCTCAAAATTATATGTTTATATTTTTTTTGAATTTATAGAATGATTGCTGATGGCGAACGGGCCCATCCACCATACCACAATCATAGCTTACAAATTAGTTATACTTTATGCAAGATGAAATTTCAATTATTCACCTTTATTTTTTTTGATGATTTCAGCAGCGATTGATTTTGGTACTTCTTCATAATGATCAAATGTCATTGAGAATACACCACGACCTTGTGTTGCTGAACGAAGAGTTGTTGCATAACCAAACATTTCCGATAAAGGAACCATTGCACGAACAACTTGTGAGTTACCGCGAGCTTCCATACCCTCAACGCGTCCGCGACGAGAAGTAATGTTACCCATGATATCACCAAGGTATTCTTCTGGAATTACAACTTCTACTTTCATCATTGGTTCTAAGATAACTGCATCACATTGTTTAGCAGCTTCTTTAAGAGCCATAGATGCAGCAATTTTGAACGCCATCTCATTCGAGTCAACGTCATGGTAAGAACCGAATACTAATTTCGCTTTAATGTCGATTAGTGGGTAACCAGCTACTACACCGCGGTCAAGAGAGTCACGAAGACCAGCTTCTACTGCAGGAATGTATTCACGAGGTACTACACCACCAACGATAGCGTTTTCGAATTCAAAGCCTTTACCTTCTTCATTTGGAGAGAACTCAATCGTTACGTCTCCGTATTGTCCACGACCACCAGATTGGCGAGTGAATTTACCTTGAACTTTTGCAGAGCCACGGAATGTTTCACGGTAAGATACCATTGGAGCACCTACGTTAGCTTCTACTTTAAATTCACGGCGCATACGGTCAACTAAGATATCAAGGTGAAGCTCACCCATACCTGAGATGATTGTTTGTCCAGTTTCTGTGTCAGTGTGAGCACGGAAAGTTGGATCCTCTTCTTGAAGTTTTTGTAAAGCTTGCCCCATTTTATCTTGGTCAGCTTTTGATTTTGGTTCTACAGAAAGAGAAATTACTGGCTCAGGGAACTCCATTGATTCAAGAATAACTAGGTTTTTCTCGTCACATAGAGTATCACCAGTAGTAGTATCTTTAAGACCTACTGCTGCTGCGATGTCCCCAGCGAATACTTTAGAAATCTCTTCACGAGAGTTAGCGTGCATTTGTAGGATACGACCTACACGCTCACGTTTACCTTTAGAAGAGTTTTGTACGTATGAACCTGAATCTAATGTTCCAGAGTACACACGGAAGAAAGTTAATTTACCTACGAATGGGTCAGTCATAACTTTGAATGCAAGAGCTGAGAATGGCTCATCATCAGAAGATTTACGTTCTAACTCTTCGTCACCATCAACTGAAGTACCTTTGATTGCTGGTACATCAACTGGAGATGGTAAGTAATCGATAACTGCATTTAACATTGGGCGTACACCTTTGTGTTTGAATGCTGTACCACAGATTACTGGGTAGAATTCTACTGCGATCGTAGCACGACGGATAGCCGCTTTAAGTTCAGCAACAGTAATTTCTTCGCCTTCTAAATATTTTTCCATGATATCTTCATCAACACTTGCAACAGCGTCGATTAATTTTTCACGGTATTCTTCAGCTTGTTCGCGGTATTCTGCAGGAATTTCACCTTCAGTTACTGCTGTACCTTTTTCGTCGCCGTAGAAAGTAGCTTTCATTTCAACTAAGTCGATGATTGCAGAGAACTCATCTTCAGCTCCGATAGGTAATTGGACAGGGTGAGCGTTTGCTTGTAAACGCTCATGTAGAGTTCCTACAGAATATAAGAAATCTGCTCCTGTTTTATCCATTTTGTTAATGAATACAATACGTGGAACACCGTATGTTGTAGCTTGACGCCATACAGTTTCAGTTTGAGGCTCAACACCAGATTGAGCATCTAGTACTGTTACAGCACCGTCAAGTACGCGTAATGAACGTTCTACTTCTACAGTGAAGTCTACGTGTCCAGGAGTATCGATGATGTTTACACGGTGACCTGCCCATTGGGCTGTTGTTGCAGCAGAAGTGATTGTAATACCACGTTCTTGCTCTTGCTCCATCCAGTCCATTTGAGAAGCGCCTTCATGAGTTTCACCGATTTTGTGAATCTTACCAGTGTAATAAAGGATACGCTCAGTTGTTGTTGTTTTACCAGCATCAATGTGAGCCATGATCCCAATATTACGAGTATTCTCAAGTGAGAATTCGCGTTTCATAGGAAATTTCTCCTTCCATATTGGGGTAAAGATTGTATAAAAGACCTTGTGTTAGCCAGTTAACTAACACATAGGTTAAATTACCAACGGTAGTGAGCGAATGCTTTGTTCGCTTCTGCCATTTTGTGCATATCTTCACGTTTCTTAACTGATGCACCAGT
Proteins encoded in this region:
- a CDS encoding Na+/H+ antiporter NhaC family protein, yielding MNAVIVAVAVMLILSLLRINVVLSLVLGAFVGGLTSGMGIEATVQSFTEGLGAGATIALSYGLLGGFAIAISKTGIPELMIAGILKILNKNGESNRKGLVKVLIFLLIFMMSIFSQNLIPIHIAFIPLLIPPILKVLNMLEVDRRFIATLIAVGLIGTYSFVPAGFGAIFQDIVSTQVSEAGMEVSSRDVPVAMAIPVLGMLIGLCVAFFVYRKPRQYENNDVETESLNVNVSKFVIVSTAAALIVSLVAQIYTDSMIVGAFTGIMIMYFTGSLNWKEADEVLSEGMKMMAFIGFVMIAANGFASVINATGDVDSLITNSLAILQGNKSLAVFIMLVIGLIVTMGIGSSFATVPIIATLFVPLAQGLGLSPLAIICLIGTAGALGDAGSPASDSTLGPTAGLNVDGQHNHIWDTCVPTFLFINIPLIIFGWIACVFFL
- a CDS encoding ABC transporter permease, which encodes MSLSKLVLRSMKKNMKHYYLYFFALIFSVTLYFSFVTLQNNPEVLATVQKSGTATAGFEAATYMLYFIILFFVLYANHLFMKRRSKEIGLYQLIGMTKGLIVRLLAVESILLFIGAVVLGMLAGFFSSRLFAMILLRLLEKEALVTMTFSTEALQQSIVVFAILLVIVLVQMAWMIYRVSLLSLFSAAKQADERVKRFSPLQMAIGFLGLVLIAYGYYASTKLFNINSNGDLVLNMIIILATTIGGTFLVFRFSVAFIMNSIRLKKNGHLTVRDVLALTPIMHRMKSNAKSLTLITVLTGVSLGVTTLAYIAYYSSEASAYSQVPGDYVYLEDNGQEFLKKLEENNIVFDKKDYRLQSVSAPLSQLLSEDPQNTGNPFASMVGTVYTTPLSDYQQIVPEAFVSGKDVIITNYGGYMAEMFPLEKERDIVVTTGSPEAYKEETFHVKEVRHESIISGTVTSGPGGPIFVVPDALFEKLAVHANYSQWHKQTSINLKDKSDLALAEKLYIQTGAGVINNYTLLSYEEERKENIETLGITIFTTAFLGLAFLMTTGSILYFKQMSEAEEERASYTILRKIGFAEKDIMKGIYMKQAFNFGVPLIIGLLHSYFAVKSGWFLFGSELTVPLWIAMSCYIALYAIFAVLSIGYYKKVIRESL
- a CDS encoding ABC transporter ATP-binding protein: MAVLIGRKVKKVYGKKSTAQEVLKGIDLEVNKGEFVGIMGPSGSGKTTLLNVLCSIDFATEGVIEINGQNLRGMKEKALANFRREQLGFVFQDYNLLDTLTVKENILLPLAIGKLPKAVAESRLNELTHLLGITDILNKYPNEISGGQKQRTSAARALITNPSLVFADEPTGALDSKSATALLKNLQSINETKKATIMMVTHDAVAASFCTRVLFLKDGLIYSELYKGDKTRQAFFQEIMHTQSVLGGDGYES
- a CDS encoding sensor histidine kinase, translated to MLLLFLKERLAWIGFFVFTIVILNVLFTLDAGLIGVSIGYVNVCLLVSFIAFLIWRYVVEVGQLKDFLGNVDSQLDDAHSRNLTLSPFQATYFTKIEDVFIDKDTELNQAKVQLQEYTDELLAWVHEVKAPLTSINLMLDHIEDLTLRRKLEAEWLRLHLLVDQQLHQTRFSSIEKDNYMAVIELRTVVYKEIRAMQAWCIEKGIGFDVDELTETVMSDGKWLAFIVRQILSNAIKYSPANSEVLIFTEVDPMGATLLHIKDAGIGISKEDLPRIFQKSYTGTAGRESAQSTGMGLYLAHNVAQKIGVRISVQSIVDEGSIFTLRFPLQNEYVKLTGR
- a CDS encoding response regulator transcription factor, giving the protein MKILLIEDDPSIFEMIQTRFAQWTLQVVGPKDFQKVMDDFIEEKPQLVLIDIQLPAYDGFHWCREIRHISKVPILFLSSRDHPMDMVMAMQMGADDFIQKPFNMDVLLAKVQAILRRTYDYVEESMDVTRFNGAVIDYARSEIMFEGQLVSLTKNELFILRILVEKSNQIVSRDDLMRKLWDDERFVNDNTLSVNVNRLRAKLEDIGLQDVILTKKGLGYMAVTQGT
- the tuf gene encoding elongation factor Tu, yielding MAKEKFDRSKTHANIGTIGHVDHGKTTLTAAIATVLSKKMGGTAKSYADIDNAPEEKERGITINTSHVEYETATRHYAHVDCPGHADYVKNMITGAAQMDGGILVVSAADGPMPQTREHILLSRQVGVPYLVVFMNKCDMVDDEELLELVEMEIRDLLSEYDFPGDDLPVIKGSALKALEGEAEWEEKIVELMDAVDAYIPTPERQTDKPFMMPVEDVFSITGRGTVATGRVERGQVKVGDVVDIIGIAEEAKSTTVTGVEMFRKLLDYAEAGDNIGALLRGVAREEIQRGQVLAKPGSITPHTNFKAEVYVLSKEEGGRHTPFFSNYRPQFYFRTTDVTGICNLPEGVEMVMPGDNIEMTVELIAPIALEEGTKFSIREGGRTVGAGVVASIQK
- the fusA gene encoding elongation factor G, which gives rise to MKREFSLENTRNIGIMAHIDAGKTTTTERILYYTGKIHKIGETHEGASQMDWMEQEQERGITITSAATTAQWAGHRVNIIDTPGHVDFTVEVERSLRVLDGAVTVLDAQSGVEPQTETVWRQATTYGVPRIVFINKMDKTGADFLYSVGTLHERLQANAHPVQLPIGAEDEFSAIIDLVEMKATFYGDEKGTAVTEGEIPAEYREQAEEYREKLIDAVASVDEDIMEKYLEGEEITVAELKAAIRRATIAVEFYPVICGTAFKHKGVRPMLNAVIDYLPSPVDVPAIKGTSVDGDEELERKSSDDEPFSALAFKVMTDPFVGKLTFFRVYSGTLDSGSYVQNSSKGKRERVGRILQMHANSREEISKVFAGDIAAAVGLKDTTTGDTLCDEKNLVILESMEFPEPVISLSVEPKSKADQDKMGQALQKLQEEDPTFRAHTDTETGQTIISGMGELHLDILVDRMRREFKVEANVGAPMVSYRETFRGSAKVQGKFTRQSGGRGQYGDVTIEFSPNEEGKGFEFENAIVGGVVPREYIPAVEAGLRDSLDRGVVAGYPLIDIKAKLVFGSYHDVDSNEMAFKIAASMALKEAAKQCDAVILEPMMKVEVVIPEEYLGDIMGNITSRRGRVEGMEARGNSQVVRAMVPLSEMFGYATTLRSATQGRGVFSMTFDHYEEVPKSIAAEIIKKNKGE